Within the Candidatus Rokuibacteriota bacterium genome, the region CAACATCGTCAGTGAGGACGACCTCCGGATGGCCTCGCAGAAGACGACGATGTACGTGGACACCTTGCCGACGAGGCGAGCTCCTAGGTGATTCCCGGGTCGCCCGTCACCGCAGGCCAGTCGGTGAACCAGGGTGGCCGCGGCAGGCGCGGCTTGATCTCCTACCGAGGAAGTGAACCCCCAGTTGGGCTTACAGGGGTAAAAGGGGGATTCGCGGTGGGTTCTAAGAGCGCGCTCGGGGAGTCAGTTATTCTTACCCGCGCCACTCAGTTAGAAATAAGTGTTCGCCTTTCTGTTCGCGAACATTCGTTCCTCCGATTGGATCGAACCTTTCTGTCTCTTAGGGCCCCTCCGCGAAAACCAGTCTAACTGCGAAAAGAGCCGACCTCGCCTCACGCCTGCATCCCTCCCCTGAGTTCGCTACGGGCGATCAGGGCCAGTTGCCGGACAAAGCGGTCCTCTCCCCCCGGGCCTCCCTCGCCGCGTGGAGCGGGTGGGCGACATGCGGCCGCCCCTGCGGATCCCCAGCCTGAGAGATCGTTCCCGATTTCATTGCTGCGCCCGCGCGGATCGCTACTTTTTGCCGCGCTTCGGCTTGAGGTACACGGCCGCGCCGCGCTCCAGCACGCGGAAGGCGAACGACTCGGTCAGGTAGAGGGAGACCTTGTCCTTGTCGTGCCCCGCGTAACCGATGGAGAGATCCTGCCCGACGCTGAGCTGAAAGTCACCGCCGCGATGCGAGAGCAGCACTGCGCCGTCGACCTTTGGTGCCAGCACCATCGGCCCGTCAAGGAAGTGCTCGACGCGCTCGCGGATCGGATAGCCATCCTCCGCGGCCTGGGCCAATCCTGCGTAGCAACCCGGCCCGAGCGCCAACGCATAGGGCCCGTTGATCCCGCCGCGTCGCAGCGTCTCGACGGCGTCCACCACGATGGACGGATAGTCCGCGTAATCGTCCGGGATGGTAATCGCCGGATGTGGGCTGGACGGGATGATGCCCTCGATGCCACCGGCTTTGAAGCCGTTGAAAATCGCGGTGTCTTCCGCGTGCGCCGCTTTCTCCGCGGCACTGACCACCGCTGGAAGATCCAGCACCGCGCCGCGGGAGGCGTTGTCGAGCTCCATCATCGGCAGCTCGAACGGCACGCGGATCTCGATCAGTGGCACGACCCCGCGCACGCCCCACGGCACGCCGAGGCCGCCGTCGGTCCTGATGGTGAGCTGGCCCGTGTTGACTGCAGAGTATTGCCAGCCGTGCGGACCATCGAAATCAACCAGCTTGCGTCCCGCCAGGTTGAGCCGGAGCACGCGCTTGGCTTCGTCGTCGATTTGTTTCCAGGCCTCCGGGGTGATCGGTGCATGATTGCGTTTCAACAGGTCCACGGCTCATCCCCCTTTCATGCTGCCGATGCCGAGCGCCTCGGTGGCTGAGGCGCCAGGACTCTCTGTCCCAGCGCCTTTCTCGATTCCAGTGATCGGCTGCTCAGTGAACAGGTACTTTCGCAGCATCTCGTTGAAGTGGTCATTGTGACGGCGGATCCACTCCATGACCATCGAGGCGTGCTCGATCTCTTCGTTCTTGTTGTGCAGCAGCACATCCTTCAACTGCGGATCGGAACATGCGTCGACGCGTTGCTGGTACCAGTCGATGGCCTCCAGCTCCTCCATCAGGCTGACGATCGCACGGTGCATCTCGCGCGTCTCCCCCGACAGCAGCTCCAGCGATTCGTGATACGAGGCACTCGCCATTCGGTCCTCCCTCAGTGTCCAGTTATACGCTCACCGACAGATCGTTCCAACACCACGGATTCATCCGAATGTGGTGACGGGACAGGCCAGCTGGGAGCCCGGCTACAGCCCGAGGTCCAGTGTGTGCACCTTCTGAAAGCGCTGCGCCACGTCCTCCCAATTGACCAGCTTCCAGAACGCCGTGACCCAGTCGCCTTTGACGTTTTGATACTGCAGGTAGTACGCGTGTTCCCACATGTCGAGGACCAGCAACGGCACCGTACCGTTACCGATGTTGCCCTGGTGGTCGTAGACCTGCTCCACGACCAAGCGCTGACCGACAGGCTCCCACGCCATCGCCCCCCAACCGGAGCCCTGAACGTTGAGCGCCGCTTCCGTCAGCTGGCTCTTGAAGGCGTCGAAGGTGCCGAACGACTCTTGGACTGCCGCCGCCAGCTCGCCCACTGGTTGTCCGCCGCCGTGCGGGCTCATGTTGCGCCAGAAGAGTGAGTGCAGCACGTGCCCGGAGACGTGAAAGGCCAGGTTCTTCTGCAGTTGGTTGATCGCCTCGAAGTTGCGTTGTTCGCGTGCCGCAGCGAGCTTGTCGAGCGTCGCGTTCGCGCCGGCGACATAGGCGGCGTGATGCTTGCCATGGTGCAGTTCGAGCAGCCGCGCAGCGTAGTGGGGCTCCAGC harbors:
- a CDS encoding family 1 encapsulin nanocompartment shell protein, encoding MDLLKRNHAPITPEAWKQIDDEAKRVLRLNLAGRKLVDFDGPHGWQYSAVNTGQLTIRTDGGLGVPWGVRGVVPLIEIRVPFELPMMELDNASRGAVLDLPAVVSAAEKAAHAEDTAIFNGFKAGGIEGIIPSSPHPAITIPDDYADYPSIVVDAVETLRRGGINGPYALALGPGCYAGLAQAAEDGYPIRERVEHFLDGPMVLAPKVDGAVLLSHRGGDFQLSVGQDLSIGYAGHDKDKVSLYLTESFAFRVLERGAAVYLKPKRGKK
- a CDS encoding ferritin-like domain-containing protein, whose translation is MASASYHESLELLSGETREMHRAIVSLMEELEAIDWYQQRVDACSDPQLKDVLLHNKNEEIEHASMVMEWIRRHNDHFNEMLRKYLFTEQPITGIEKGAGTESPGASATEALGIGSMKGG
- a CDS encoding superoxide dismutase; the protein is MKKYTLPELPYGYSALEPHYAARLLELHHGKHHAAYVAGANATLDKLAAAREQRNFEAINQLQKNLAFHVSGHVLHSLFWRNMSPHGGGQPVGELAAAVQESFGTFDAFKSQLTEAALNVQGSGWGAMAWEPVGQRLVVEQVYDHQGNIGNGTVPLLVLDMWEHAYYLQYQNVKGDWVTAFWKLVNWEDVAQRFQKVHTLDLGL